From Saccharomyces kudriavzevii IFO 1802 strain IFO1802 genome assembly, chromosome: 13, a single genomic window includes:
- the TSL1 gene encoding trehalose 6-phosphate synthase/phosphatase complex subunit (similar to Saccharomyces cerevisiae TSL1 (YML100W) and TPS3 (YMR261C); ancestral locus Anc_8.813), translated as MALIVASLFLPYQPQFELDTSLPENAQVDSSLVNVRSKANDQQQQRALSNNISQESLVAPAPEQGVPPAISRSASRSPSSFNRASSKTNTANLDDLVSSDVFMENLTANATTSHTPTSKTMLKPRKNASMEQFFSSSSNIPTADRIASPIQHEHDSGSRIASPIQQQQQDPTANLLKNVNKSLLVHSLLNNTSQTSLEGPNNHIVTPKSRAGNRPTSAATSLVNKTKQAPASSSSGSSAPPSIKRISPHLAAAAAAAAAKQRPVLVNQPSNLKYSELADISSSETSSQHNESDPDDLTTAPDEEYISDLEMDDAKQEYKVPKFGGYSNRSKLKKYALLRSSQELFSRLPWSIVPSIKGNGAMKNAINTAVLENIIPHHHVKWVGSVGIPTDDIPDDILGKISGSLKDEYNSYPVLTDDLTFKSAYKNYCKQILWPTLHYQIPDNPNSKAFEDHSWKFYRNLNQGFADAIVKIYKKGDTIWIHDYHLMLVPQMVREILPFAKIGFTLHVSFPSSEVFRCLAQREKILEGLTGADFVGFQTREYARHFLQTSNRLLMADVVHDEELKFNGRVVSVRFTPVGIDAFDLQSQLKDESVVQWRHLIREKWRGKKLIVCRDQFDRIRGIHKKLLAYEKFLFENPEYVEKLTLIQICIGSSKDVELERQIMLVVDRINSLSTNISISQPVVFLHQDLDFSQYLALSSEADLFVVSSLREGMNLTCHEFVVCSEDKNAPLLLSEFTGSASLLNDGAIIINPWDTKNFARSILEGLEMSFDKRRPQWKKLMKDIINNDSTNWIKSSLQDIQISWQFNQEGSKIFKLNTKSLSEDYQSSKKRMFVFNIAEPPTSRMISILNDLTSKGNIVYIMNSFPKAILENLYSRVQNVGLIAENGAYVSLNGVWYNIVDQVDWRNDVAKILKDKVERLPGSYYKINDSMIKFHTENAEDQDRVASVIGDAITHINTVFDHRGIHAYVYKNVVSVQQVGLSLSAAQFLFRFYNSASDPLDTSSGQITNIQTPSQQNSSDQEQHPPPASPTVSLNHIDFACVSGSSSPVLEPLFKLVNDEASDGQVKVGHAIVYGDTTSTYAREHVNGLNELFTIFSRIIED; from the coding sequence ATGGCTCTCATCGTGGCATCGCTGTTTTTGCCCTACCAACCGCAATTCGAACTAGACACCTCTCTTCCGGAGAACGCACAGGTGGACTCTTCCCTTGTGAACGTCCGGTCCAAGGCGAATGaccagcagcaacagcgTGCGCTTTCCAACAACATCTCGCAGGAATCCTTGGTTGCGCCTGCACCAGAGCAGGGTGTGCCACCGGCTATTTCAAGAAGCGCCAGTAGGTCTCCAAGCTCTTTCAACCGCGCCTCGTCTAAGACAAACACGGCCAATCTGGACGATCTTGTCTCCTCAGATGTATTCATGGAGAACTTGACTGCGAACGCAACCACCTCGCACACGCCCACGAGCAAGACAATGCTCAAGCCGCGCAAAAATGCCTCTATGGAACAATTCttctcctcttcttccaacaTTCCCACGGCGGATCGTATCGCATCGCCGATCCAGCATGAGCACGATTCTGGTTCGAGGATCGCTTCTCCAAtccagcagcagcagcaggaCCCCACAGCCAACTTACTGAAGAACGTGAACAAGTCGCTGTTGGTGCACTCGCTGCTAAACAATACCTCGCAGACTAGTCTCGAAGGACCCAACAACCACATTGTGACCCCGAAGTCGAGGGCGGGCAATAGACCTACTTCGGCGGCTACGTCTTTGGTCAACAAGACCAAACAGGCCCCCgcctcctcctcttctgGCTCTTCTGCGCCACCTTCTATCAAGAGAATCTCGCCACATCTAGCGGCGGCGGCCGCGGCGGCCGCCGCTAAGCAGCGCCCCGTATTGGTCAATCAACCTTCTAACTTGAAGTACTCGGAGCTAGCGGATATCTCTTCGAGCGAGACCTCTTCGCAGCACAATGAGTCAGATCCGGATGACCTCACTACTGCCCCGGACGAAGAATATATCTCGGACCTGGAAATGGATGACGCGAAGCAAGAATACAAGGTTCCGAAGTTCGGCGGCTATTCTAACAGGTCCAAGCTCAAGAAGTACGCGTTGTTGAGGTCGTCGCAAGAGCTGTTTAGCCGCTTACCTTGGTCGATCGTTCCCTCTATCAAAGGTAACGGCGCCATGAAAAACGCCATCAACACTGCAGTCTTGGAGAATATCATCCCGCACCACCATGTCAAGTGGGTCGGCTCCGTAGGTATCCCCACGGATGACATCCCAGACGACATCCTTGGAAAAATCTCAGGATCTTTGAAAGACGAGTACAACTCTTACCCCGTCCTCACGGACGATCTCACTTTCAAATCCGCGTACAAGAACTACTGTAAACAGATCTTGTGGCCCACACTGCACTACCAGATTCCGGACAATCCGAACTCTAAGGCCTTTGAAGATCACTCTTGGAAGTTCTACAGAAACTTGAATCAAGGTTTTGCGGACGCGATCGTCAAGATCTATAAAAAGGGCGACACCATCTGGATCCATGATTATCATCTAATGTTGGTTCCACAGATGGTCAGGGAAATTTTGCCCTTTGCCAAGATAGGATTCACCTTGCACGTCTCCTTCCCCAGCAGCGAAGTGTTCAGGTGTTTGGCCCAACGTGAAAAAATCCTGGAGGGTTTGACCGGCGCTGATTTTGTCGGATTTCAAACAAGAGAGTATGCAAGACACTTCCTGCAGACCTCCAACCGCCTGCTGATGGCAGACGTGGTGCACGATGAAGAACTTAAGTTCAACGGCAGAGTCGTCTCTGTGAGATTTACCCCAGTCGGTATAGATGCCTTTGATTTACAGTCGCAACTGAAGGACGAAAGCGTCGTGCAATGGCGTCATTTGATCCGCGAAAAATGGCGGGGGAAGAAATTGATCGTCTGTCGTGACCAGTTTGACAGAATCAGAGGTATTCACAAGAAACTACTGGCGTACGAAAAGTTTTTGTTCGAGAATCCGGAGTACGTGGAAAAACTGACCTTAATCCAAATCTGTATTGGGAGCAGTAAGGATGTTGAACTCGAGCGCCAGATCATGCTTGTTGTGGACAGAATCAACTCTCTGTCCACCAACATTAGCATTTCTCAGCCCGTCGTGTTCCTGCATCAGGATCTGGATTTCTCCCAGTACCTAGCATTGAGTTCGGAGGCGGACCTGTTTGTGGTCAGCTCTCTAAGGGAAGGTATGAATCTGACATGCCACGAATTTGTCGTTTGTTCCGAGGACAAAAACGCTCCCCTACTGCTATCTGAGTTCACTGGTAGTGCCTCGCTATTAAACGACGGTGCTATAATTATTAATCCATGGGATACCAAGAACTTTGCACGATCCATTCTCGAAGGTCTAGAGATGTCATTTGACAAGAGAAGACCTCAGTGGAAGAAACTAATGAAAGATATTATTAACAACGATTCCACGAACTGGATCAAGTCCTCTCTGCAAGATATTCAGATTTCGTGGCAATTCAACCAAGAAGGttccaagattttcaaattgaacACGAAAAGCCTATCGGAAGACTATCAGTCTTCCAAGAAACGTATGTTCGTGTTCAACATTGCTGAACCTCCCACCTCGAGAATGATTTCCATATTGAACGACTTGACTTCAAAGGGCAATATCGTTTACATAATGAACTCATTCCCAAAGGCGATTTTGGAAAACCTTTACAGCCGTGTGCAAAACGTTGGACTGATTGCAGAAAATGGTGCATACGTCAGTCTAAATGGTGTCTGGTATAATATTGTCGACCAAGTTGATTGGCGTAACGATGTGGCCAAGATTCTGAAGGACAAGGTGGAAAGGTTGCCCGGTTCCTACTATAAGATCAACGATTCCATGATCAAGTTCCATACTGAGAACGCGGAGGATCAAGACCGTGTTGCCAGTGTCATTGGTGATGCCATCACCCACATTAATACCGTTTTCGACCACAGAGGTATTCACGCCTATGTTTACAAAAACGTCGTCTCCGTACAGCAAGTTGGCCTTTCCTTATCTGCAGcacaatttcttttcagattcTACAACTCTGCTTCAGATCCGCTAGATACGAGCTCCGGCCAAATTACAAATATTCAAACGCCATCTCAACAGAACTCCTCTGATCAAGAGCAACATCCTCCGCCAGCTTCTCCCACGGTGTCATTAAACCATATCGATTTCGCATGTGTCTCCGGTTCATCCTCTCCCGTATTAGAACCATTGTTCAAGTTGGTTAATGACGAAGCCAGTGATGGTCAAGTGAAAGTCGGGCACGCCATTGTTTACGGTGACACCACTTCCACTTATGCTAGAGAACACGTAAATGGGTTAAATGAACTTTTCACGATCTTTTCCAGAATCATTGAAGACTAG
- the CAC2 gene encoding Cac2p (similar to Saccharomyces cerevisiae CAC2 (YML102W); ancestral locus Anc_8.817) produces the protein MEASHLQIYWHDSQPVYTLTFQKGGSSDKLFTAGGDNKVRIWRLNRKGNGKSEDVRKIESMDFLGSLTHHEQAINVIRFNSYGDVLASAGDDGQILLWKQEDPNAQQESVMRPFGVGPEADEADENKEKWVVWKRLRGGSGATAAAEIYDLAWSPDNRSIVVACMDNSIRLFDVGAGTLVCSQSDHGHYVQGVAWDPLNQFILSQSADRSLHVYEIVKSPAGVVAGLKLRNKIVKAELPTPGDVLRTNYLFHNETLPSFFRRCSVSPCGGLVVVPSGVYKVGDDEATNCVYVYTRSGILNGAGGVKNRPALRIPSLKKPALMVAFSPVFYETRQHSVFQLPYKLIFAIATTNEVLLYDTDAWEPLCVVGNIHYSPITDLAWSGDGSTLLVSSTDGFCSYVSIDTETQFGASMEPPALRAEQLEDNYNDVTTGAAAAKTPRESAGIVNMLLPMRKIPGNSNDTKKRRIQPTQVDL, from the coding sequence ATGGAGGCTTCACATTTGCAAATATACTGGCACGACTCGCAGCCCGTGTACACGCTGACGTTCCAGAAGGGCGGTTCGAGCGATAAACTGTTCACCGCCGGTGGAGATAACAAGGTCCGGATATGGAGGTTGAACAGGAAGGGAAATGGCAAAAGCGAGGACGTACGCAAGATCGAGAGTATGGACTTTCTCGGGTCACTGACTCACCACGAGCAGGCCATCAATGTGATCCGGTTCAATTCGTACGGCGACGTCCTGGCTTCCGCCGGCGACGACGGCCAAATACTGCTGTGGAAGCAGGAGGATCCGAATGCGCAGCAAGAGTCCGTGATGAGGCCCTTTGGGGTGGGCCCAGAGGCGGACGAGGCGGACGAGAACAAGGAGAAGTGGGTGGTGTGGAAGCGGCTGCGCGGCGGTAGCGGTGCTACTGCAGCGGCAGAGATCTACGATCTGGCATGGTCGCCCGACAATAGGAGTATTGTGGTGGCATGCATGGACAATTCGATACGGCTGTTCGATGTTGGCGCCGGGACGCTGGTATGCAGCCAATCGGATCACGGCCACTACGTCCAAGGCGTTGCATGGGATCCGCTGAACCAGTTTATCCTATCACAGTCTGCAGACCGGTCGCTGCACGTGTACGAGATCGTCAAGTCGCCCGCAGGAGTGGTGGCAGGGTTGAAGCTGAGGAACAAGATCGTCAAGGCGGAGCTGCCCACGCCCGGCGATGTGCTGAGGACAAACTACCTCTTCCACAACGAGACGCTGCCTTCATTTTTCAGGCGATGCAGCGTCTCACCCTGCGGTGGCCTGGTGGTAGTGCCCAGCGGTGTGTACAAAGTGGGCGACGATGAAGCTACAAACTGCGTGTACGTGTACACTAGGTCTGGGATACTGAACGGCGCTGGCGGCGTGAAGAACAGGCCCGCATTGAGAATCCCGTCCTTGAAGAAACCAGCACTGATGGTGGCCTTCTCGCCCGTGTTCTACGAAACGCGCCAACACAGTGTGTTCCAGCTTCCCTATAAGCTGATATTTGCCATAGCAACGACCAACGAGGTGCTTTTGTACGACACGGACGCATGGGAGCCGCTCTGCGTGGTGGGGAACATACACTACTCGCCGATCACCGATCTAGCATGGTCCGGAGACGGCTCGACACTATTGGTCTCGTCAACAGACGGGTTCTGCTCGTATGTATCGATCGACACTGAGACGCAATTTGGTGCGAGCATGGAGCCGCCAGCGCTCCGTGCAGAGCAACTGGAGGACAATTACAACGATGTCACGACAGGGGCAGCAGCAGCCAAAACCCCACGCGAGTCGGCGGGAATCGTGAATATGCTGCTGCCCATGAGGAAGATTCCGGGCAACAGCAACGATACCAAAAAGAGGCGGATCCAGCCCACACAAGTAGACCTTTAA
- the NUP188 gene encoding Nup188p (similar to Saccharomyces cerevisiae NUP188 (YML103C); ancestral locus Anc_8.821) encodes MAARSIGKSVQELSFTLVANFINDAAADVSAVDANQLLQIRQFLKANRTKLIEDEATPKKCAVPSGGDNKLRTIIANLLQINVDHDPSFAHSEDPCHAAQFIISERSSRLQILYLLLINPDIDLDTYSFFIKDRSSIAEKLISLISSTMQNYGTATAAALEEGQNNEQDTFTIFSLVQLKNFSDLKHVLQTLQILNLIILNTKVPVNVVNRWFLQYQNQFVEFTKHIISPDETIDTPSLQFYKFQKFQDFSYLSETFVSRMSSLLTITTVLMLGLNTSIAQFDLQSPLYADSKTFQSVNAALEGDITTNIANKDPIFHPMIHYSWSFILYHRLSLQSSESFEDPDITRFAQFAESHNVFQELTILSETLSFDPIYTTIITIFLEYSSNFIPITASTSRVVAKIVSQAPRQFIENFLTNDTFEEKLTITKAKLPLLNESLIPLVNLSLIDTEFANFELKDISSFAISRSSLNDLDYDLIADISANSSSTSSEIIMPDLIELKSDLLVTPPLEKENSTCLMSIPKSTKAKILTIKYQQQQQNAQQAPTTSNLIIFLFRYNGWSLVGRILQNLLHSYMEKGAQLDDLQHGLMISIIKLITNVLNPKTPMEKSSEILSYLSNSLDTPTSTINGPSIIQVVFGIFEVSLQRKDYSLIVQCCEFMTMLTPNYLHLVSSYLNKSELLDKYGKTGLCNMILGSIELSTGDYTFTIQLLKLTKIFIRESLSLQNSHISKRTKVDIINKLVLHAVHIFESYYNWKFNNFLQKFEIAFHLTSIFYDVLHNVFTINSLQRDQLITFPSANKLLQVFLTPMDSIDLAPNTLVNILISPLDTTTKILGDRILGNLYSKSLNSSFKLCKLLISIRGSNHDFKPSNLEKLLFVNSSKLVDVYTLPTYVFFKTEIIELLSYLVEAPWNNDYPFLLSFLGETKSMTFLREVLHDLNSTVQNWDLLQNLYIFFATLLESKQDGLSILFLTGQFASSKNINDESFIDKNNSILTILQKKSLMLDAMPEEVGCKLLETITYVLNTWTNSKIFIDDAKFVDSLLNKLENSKTLFKKKTNLTRDETISLIKKYKLVSRIVEIFALYIYNSNDSNAKILNFLNQEDVLELVHHFFQIDGFNKSLHDELNLKFKKQWPSLELQSFQKIPLSKINEGENIGYDIHLLDIVLKNDRNWYEPSTSQTNFRREVTDASLNLQYVNYEISTAKAWGALITTFVKRSPTPLNDSFIELVEYFLKLNIDFSSDKQMFTQIYLERIELSFYILYSLKLSGKSLKETKIIELLSKIFTIFKFDEIDFIKNIGRSLKNDFYRPLLRSVLILLELVSSGDHFIESVSDQLLEFFELVFSKGVYLILSDILCQINKCSTKGLNADQATQIVNLEENTQDLLLLLSLFKKITNLNPSKNFKVILASSLNEVGTLKVILNLYSSAHLIRINDEPILGHITLTFISELCSIEQVGARFINSGLYTVLLESPLSVAIQQGGIKPEFSPRLHNIWSNGLLSIILLLLSQFGLKVLPETCLFVSYFGKQIKSTIYNWGDNKLAVSSSLIKETNQLVLLQKMLSLLNYQELFTQSVNFDDKENPVELVVGLDSDHDKKKLGGALSKFLTHPKYLNSRIIPTTLEEQQLFDDEPKRLEFVKGISRDIKSLQESLFKDA; translated from the coding sequence ATGGCTGCACGCTCAATTGGGAAATCTGTTCAAGAATTATCCTTCACTCTTGTTGCCAACTTCATTAACGATGCTGCTGCTGATGTTTCCGCTGTGGATGCCAACCAATTGCTCCAAATAAGACAGTTTTTGAAGGCTAATAGAACAAAGCTCATTGAAGATGAGGCTAcgccaaaaaaatgcgCCGTCCCCTCAGGCGGTGACAACAAACTACGCACCATAATAGCAAACTTACTGCAAATAAACGTCGATCATGACCCCTCGTTTGCCCATTCTGAAGATCCCTGCCATGCTGCTCAATTCATTATCTCGGAGAGGTCTTCTAGACTACAAATTTTGTACTTGCTTCTCATCAATCCAGACATTGACCTCGATACGTACTCGTTTTTCATCAAGGATAGATCCAGTATCGcagaaaaattgatctCTTTAATATCATCTACAATGCAAAACTATGGCACTGCCACGGCTGCTGCCTTAGAGGAGGGccaaaataatgaacaGGATACTTTCACCATTTTTTCGCTGGtgcaattgaaaaacttctcCGATCTGAAACATGTTTTGCAAACATTACAAATTTTGAACTTAATCATCCTCAACACAAAAGTACCGGTGAACGTCGTCAATCGGTGGTTCCTACAGtatcaaaatcaatttgttgaattcACCAAACATATAATTTCCCCAGACGAGACTATAGACACTCCGTCGTTACAGTTTTATAAGTTCCAAAAGTTCCAAGACTTCAGTTACCTTTCAGAGACGTTTGTGTCCAGGATGTCATCTTTATTAACTATCACAACTGTGTTGATGCTCGGATTGAACACTTCAATCGCTCAGTTTGATCTTCAATCACCGTTATACGCGGATTCAAAGACTTTCCAAAGTGTCAATGCCGCTTTGGAAGGTGATATTACAACTAACATCGCGAACAAGGACCCTATTTTCCACCCAATGATCCATTACTCTTGGTCTTTCATACTTTACCATAGGTTGTCATTGCAATCATCGGAGTCATTTGAAGATCCAGATATAACAAGATTCGCTCAATTCGCTGAATCGCATAatgttttccaagaattgACCATTCTGTCGGAAACATTGTCTTTTGACCCCATTTACACTACAATCATAACAATCTTTTTGGAATACTCTTCAAACTTCATCCCCATAACAGCGTCTACTTCCCGGGTTGTCGCCAAGATAGTGTCACAGGCCCCAAGAcagtttattgaaaatttcttgacTAATGacacttttgaagaaaaattgactATTACAAAGGCTAAATTACCGTTACTAAACGAATCGCTCATCCCGTTGGTAAATTTATCATTAATTGATACGGAATTTGCTAATTTCGAACTAAAAGATATAAGTTCATTTGCCATCTCCCGAAGCAGTTTGAACGATTTGGATTACGACTTGATAGCGGATATATCAGCCAATTCTTCTTCGACGTCCTCAGAAATCATTATGCCTGACTTGATAGAATTAAAATCTGATTTGCTAGTTACGCCTCCcttagaaaaagaaaattccaCCTGCCTAATGTCAATACCGAAATCTACAAAAGCCAAAATTCTTACCATCAaatatcaacaacaacaacaaaatgCACAACAGGCACCTACTACTTCAAATctcattattttcctttttaggTATAATGGTTGGTCCTTGGTGGGAAGAATATTACAAAACCTACTACATTCTTACATGGAAAAAGGGGCCCAATTGGATGACTTGCAACACGGATTGATGATATCTATAATCAAATTGATTACCAACGTTCTCAATCCAAAGACACCGATGGAAAAATCCAGTGAAATTCTGTCATACCTATCAAATTCTCTAGACACTCCAACCAGCACTATAAATGGCCCGTCGATTATTCAAGTAGTTTTCGGAATCTTTGAGGTTTCACTGCAAAGGAAAGACTACAGCCTAATTGTGCAATGTTGCGAATTCATGACTATGCTGACACCAAACTATCTTCATTTGGTCTCTTCTTACTTAAATAAATCTGAATTGCTGGATAAGTATGGCAAGACAGGTCTTTGCAATATGATTCTTGGTTCAATTGAATTATCGACAGGGGATTATACTTTCACTATTCAATTGCTTAAATTAACAAAAATCTTTATTCGAGAATCTCTATCATTGCAAAATAGTCATATTTCCAAGAGAACCAAAGTCGATATCATCAATAAATTGGTCCTGCATGCAGTccatatctttgaaagttaTTACAATTGGAAGTTCAATAATTTTCtacaaaaatttgaaatcgCCTTTCATTTGACTTCAATCTTTTATGATGTACTTCATAACGTTTTTACCATAAACTCACTTCAAAGGGATCAACTCATTACTTTTCCCTCAGCAAATAAATTGTTGCAAGTCTTCCTAACTCCCATGGATTCTATTGACTTGGCTCCGAATACTTTAGTGAATATTCTCATTTCGCCGCTAGATACCACAACAAAGATCTTAGGTGATAGGATTTTGGGTAACTTATATTCCAAATCACTGAATAGCTCCTTCAAACTATGCAAACTTTTGATCTCCATCAGAGGCAGCAATCATGATTTCAAACCAAGCAACTTGGAAAAATTACTTTTCGtaaattcatcaaaattgGTTGACGTCTACACCTTACCAACttatgttttcttcaaaaccGAAATTATAGAACTATTAAGCTATTTGGTGGAGGCCCCCTGGAATAATGACTACCCATTCTTGTTATCTTTCCTCGGTGAGACAAAATCAATGACATTTTTAAGAGAAGTTTTGCACGATTTAAATTCTACGGTACAAAATTGGGATCTCTTACAAAATctgtatatttttttcgcaACTTTGTTGGAGAGTAAGCAAGATGGGTTATCAATCCTTTTCCTAACAGGACAATTTGCCTCCagtaaaaatatcaatgatGAGTCATTCATAGACAAAAACAATTCAATATTAACAATTCTGCAAAAAAAGTCTTTAATGCTGGACGCAATGCCTGAAGAAGTGGGTTGTAAGCTTTTGGAGACAATCACATATGTTTTAAACACCTGGACAAACTCTAAGATATTCATTGATGATGCCAAATTTGTGGATTCCCTATTGAATAAATTGGAAAACTCTAAAACTTtgtttaaaaaaaaaacaaacttgaCTCGCGATGAGACTATTTCTCTAATCAAGAAGTACAAATTAGTTTCAAGGATAGTGGAAATATTCGCGTTGTACATCTATAACTCAAATGACTCAAACGCTAAAattctgaattttttgaatcagGAAGACGTACTTGAACTCGtccatcatttttttcaaatcgaTGGGTTCAATAAAAGTCTCCATGATGAATTAAAtctaaaattcaaaaagcaATGGCCCAGTTTGGAGTTACAgtcatttcaaaagattcccctatcaaaaataaacgaAGGCGAGAATATTGGTTACGATATTCACTTATTAGACATAGTATTGAAGAATGACCGTAATTGGTATGAACCAAGCACCAGCCAGACGAATTTTAGAAGAGAAGTTACAGATGCTTCATTAAATTTGCAATACGTCAATTACGAAATATCTACAGCAAAGGCTTGGGGCGCACTGATCACCACATTTGTAAAAAGAAGCCCTACTCCGCTAAATGATAGTTTCATCGAATTGGTAGAGTATTTTCTGAAGTTGAATATTGATTTCAGTTCGGATAAACAAATGTTCACTCAGATATACTTGGAGAGAATCGAACTGTCgttttatattttatattctttaaAGTTGTCTGgaaaatcattgaaagaaacaaaaataattgaATTATTGAGCAAGATTTTCAcaatttttaaatttgacgaaattgatttcataaaaaatattggccgatctttgaaaaatgactTCTATAGACCTCTACTGAGATCTGTCTTAATTCTTTTAGAATTAGTCTCTTCAGGAGACCATTTCATCGAATCAGTTTCTGACCAACTActggaattttttgaattagTATTTAGTAAGGGTGTTTATTTGATACTATCTGACATATTATGCCAAATCAATAAATGTTCTACAAAGGGGTTAAACGCTGACCAAGCCACACAGATTGTCAACCTAGAGGAAAACACCCAGGATTTgctgttattattatcacttttcaaaaaaattacaaattTAAATCCAtccaaaaacttcaaagtTATTTTAGCATCATCTCTAAATGAGGTTGGGACTTTGAAGGTAATTTTGAACTTATACTCCAGTGCACATTTAATCAGAATCAATGATGAACCAATTCTTGGACACATTACTTTGACTTTCATCTCCGAATTATGTTCAATCGAACAAGTTGGTGCTAGATTTATCAATAGTGGGCTGTATACCGTTTTATTGGAAAGCCCACTGTCTGTGGCCATACAGCAGGGGGGCATAAAACCTGAATTCTCACCTAGATTGCATAACATCTGGAGCAATGGTTTATTATCTATCATCCTATTACTACTAAGTCAATTTGGTCTGAAAGTTTTACCTGAGACGTGTCTCTTTGTCTCCTATTTCGGCAAACAAATAAAATCTACAATATATAACTGGGGCGACAACAAACTAGCAGTATCAAGTTCATTAATAAAGGAAACCAATCAGTTGGTTTTGTTGCAGAAAATGTTAAGCTTATTAAACTATCAAGAACTATTTACCCAATCCGTGAACTTCGATGACAAGGAAAACCCCGTAGAATTGGTCGTTGGCTTAGATTCAGAtcatgataaaaaaaagttgggGGGTGCATTAAGCAAATTTCTAACTCATCCGAAGTATTTGAATTCAAGGATAATACCTACTACTCTAGAAGAGCAGCAGctttttgatgatgaacCAAAGAGACTGGAATTTGTCAAGGGTATCAGCAGAGATATTAAATCGTTGCAAGAATCACTATTCAAGGATGCTTGA
- the CUE4 gene encoding Cue4p (similar to Saccharomyces cerevisiae CUE1 (YMR264W) and CUE4 (YML101C); ancestral locus Anc_8.816), protein MGSAGKTLNRDTFTHPHSHATHTRTRGTATHTRKMDGSTIVFVLIMMCLFMYTLKRKNAKEAPTRTVRNTKPAATAATEKPSSEPLPVAEPVPEQRVTQSDAHDVSRKRPVNNDMVEIVMTMAPHVPQQKVVQDLRSTGSIERTMENIFAGKLD, encoded by the coding sequence ATGGGGAGCGCTGGAAAAACATTAAATCGGGACACATTCACACACCCTCACTCACACGCAACACACACACGCACGAGAGGAACGGCTACACACACAAGGAAAATGGACGGATCGACTATTGTGTTCGTACTGATCATGATGTGCTTGTTCATGTACACCTTGAAGCGCAAGAACGCTAAGGAAGCACCTACGCGGACTGTGCGGAATACCAAACCGGCGGCCACAGCCGCCACCGAGAAGCCCTCTTCAGAGCCATTGCCAGTGGCAGAACCAGTGCCGGAACAACGCGTCACCCAGTCGGACGCTCACGATGTTAGCCGCAAGAGGCCCGTCAATAACGACATGGTTGAGATCGTGATGACAATGGCTCCGCACGTCCCCCAGCAGAAGGTCGTGCAAGATCTCAGGAGCACAGGGTCCATCGAGCGCACCATGGAAAACATCTTCGCCGGCAAACTAGATTAG